The sequence TGATCGCCTCGAGCGGCTCGGCCTGCGCCGCCGGCAGCGACGAACCCTCGCACGTGCTCACCGCCCTCGGCGTCCCCCGCGAAGTCGCCCAGACGGCGGTGCGCTGCACCCTGCCCGCCGAGCTCACCGCCGCACAGGCCGAGGCCGTGGCGGCCGCGCTCACGGAGGTGCTCGCCCCCGCACCGGCCCTCTGACCCGCGCCGCCTGCCCGGGCCGGCGGCCGTGACAGACTGGGCGCGTGAGCACGCCGATGAACAACTCCCTGCCCTGGCCCACCGCGGCCGAGGTGCTGCCGCTGGCCACCGTGCGCCCGGTGCTGGACCGCCTCAGCTCGCTCGTGAACACCCATGAGCAGGATGCCTCCCTGATCCTCGGTCTCGCCGTCACCGAGGAGGAGGTCGCCGCCGATCCGCCGCCCGCCCTCGAGCAGCTCGGCGACGAGCTCGGCGGGATCCAGGTGCGCGGGCAGACGATGCTGACCCTCCAGATCGAGGACCGCACGGATGTGGGGCCCTACACGCTGCTCGGCGACGCGACCACCTTCTACCCGCTGTACGAGACCCCGGATTCCGCCGTGGTGCTCGCCCTGGACGAGGACGGCGCACCCGGCGCCGTGTACGGCATCGGCGAGGATCTCGCGCTGCGGCTGGCCGCGCCCGACCTGCCCGCCTACCTCGACCGCTTCGCCGGCGCCCTCGAGGCGACGCTCTCCGCGCTCGCCGCCCGCGGCCCGGCTGCCGAGGACGTCGAGGACGCCCGCACCGAGGCCGCGGAGCAGCTCATGGACCGATACCTCTTCACCGAGCTGCTCGGCATGGACGAGGAGGCGGAGGAGACCGACGTGCCGCTGCAGGACCCGGCCGCCTCCGGCCTCGCCGACCTGCCCGCCGGCACCCTCGCCGTCGCCGATCTGCGCACCGCACCCCTCGGCGCCCGCGTGGACCTCATGGAGGTCGACGTGCCCGGCGACCCGCTCGAGATGCACCTCGCCTGGCGCGAGCACGGCCTCGTGATCGCCCTGCTGGGCGGCTGACCCCGACCCTGCGCCGCCGCATCTCCCTGGCGGCGGCCCGCACCTGCGCGGTCGCGCAGGGACCACCGCCGTCGGCCGCGCGTCGGGGCAGGTCAGCGCATGGGGAGTCCTCCCCATGGTGAGCCGCGCGGCGGCCGATTACGGTGTGCTCGGCAGGAGGGGACCGGCATGGCCGGCCGACGGGCGGCGGACAGGGGGAGCAGCGATCGATGAACGCGTTCTGGGGAGCGGACACCGAGGCGCTGCGGAGGATGGGCACGGTGTGCACGCGCCGCGCCGATGCCCTCGCGGACCTCGAGCATCTGCTCTCCTCCGCCATCGAGAACACCGAATGGAGCGGTGAGGACGCGGACCGCTTCCGCGCCGACTGGGGCCGCATCGTGCGCACCGGCCTGCAGGACCAGGAGGTCGAGCTTCGCCACCGCGCACGCCGGCTCACCCAGCATGCCGACGAGCAGGACGCGGTCTCCGCTCCCGACGCGCCGCTGGTGGGCGGGGGAGGCGGCATCGGCGGTGGCGGCGGCTCTGGTGGCGGGGCCGACGGGTCTGTTGGCCCGGGAGGCCGCGGCGGCCCGCTCGCGGATCTGCTGCGCACGGCGCTGAGCACGCCCGAGGGCCGCACCGCCTTCCTCGGCTCCTTCCTGGGCAGCCTCATGGGTGGCCTGCTCGCAGACATGATCGCCCGCGGGGCCGGGCTCGGCATGGCGCTCGAGAACCTGCTGACCGGGCTCGGCCTCGGCGGCGGCCTCAGCAACCTGCTCGGGGAGTCGACCCTCCTCCCGGCCGAGGCGCACGCATCCCCGGCCTCCGTCGGCAGCGGGCCGGACGGCGCGACCGGCGAGAACCCCTCCGGTGCGGGCGGCTCTGCCGAGGTCGGCGCGGCGTCCGATGCCGGTACGGCCACCGATGCCGGGGCAGCCTCCGGCGGGGCAGCGGGTGCCGGGGGCTCCGGTGCGGCCAGCAGCGGGGGCGCCGCGACCGGCGCTGACGCCGCGGGCGGCGAGACGGCCGGTGCCGAGGCCGGCAGCGGGGCCGGCAGCGAGGCCTCCGGATCCGGTGACCATTCGGGTCTGCGGGGCACCGAGGCCGGGCCCGGAAGGACGGCCGGCTCCTCACCCTCGGGGCGGATCGAGGCGAGCGAGGACCAGGGCTCCCGCTCCGTCCTCGAGCGCCTGCTGGAGATGCTCGGCGACGCCCTCGGCGGCGGCACCCCGCCCGGCTGCCCGCACGCCGGCACCGGCTCCCCGCCTGGCGGCCCGCACGCCGGCACCGGATCCGCGATCGGCGCCGGGATCGGAGCGAGCGCTCTGGGCGGCTCGAGCCGCTGACCGCCTTCGCCGCGCGCGTCTCCCCGGCACCGCCCGGCCGGCCTGCGCGGAGAGCCCTCTGGGCGGCGGGTCTACCCTGGTGGAGACGCCTCCGCTTCCGTGAGGCCCCCCGATCAGGAGCCATGCCATGCCCTCGTCCAGCCCCGCCGCCCTCGCTCCGGTCCTCGTCCTCGTCCCCGGCGCCACCGGCGCCCCGGCGGACGGCGGGCCCCGCTTCCACCTGGCCGACGCCACCGTGCCGCAGCTGTCGGTCACCGATCTGGTCGCCACCCGCGGCGACGGCGTCTTCGAGACCATCGGCGCGTTCGACGGCGTGCCCGTCAACGTCGGCCCCCACCTCGAGCGCCTCGCCCGCAGCGCTGACCTGGTCGATCTGCCCGCCCCCGACCTCGCCACCCTCGCCGAAGCGGTGGACGCCGCGATCAGCGCCCACGACCCCGTCGCCGAGCTCAGCGTGCGCGTCATGCTCACCCGCGGCATCGAAGGTGCCGGCGTGCCCACCTGCTGGATCCACGCCCGCGTCTCCGACGACTGGACCCCGTACCGCGCCGGGATGCGGGTGGCGGCGCTCGATCGCGGCTTGCCCACCACCGTCGCCGAGACCAGCCCCTGGCTGCTGCCCGGCGCGAAGACCCTCAGCTACGCCGTGAACATGGCCGCCGTGCGCGAGGCGAAGCGCCGCGGCGCCGCCGACGTGCTGTTCGTGGCCAGCGACGGCTACGTGCTCGAGGGCCCCACCTCCACGCTGCTGGTGCGCCGCGGCGACACCTTCCTCACCACCCCCGCGAGCGCCGGCGTGCTGCCCGGCACCAGCGTGAAGAGCTTGTTCACGTGGCTGCAGGAGCAGGAGGGGCGCACGGTGCGCGAGGAGCTGATGACCCTCGCGGACGTCACCGGCTCCGACGGCGCCTGGCTGCTGTCCTCGACCCGGCTCGCCGCCCCGCTCACCCACCTCGACGACACGGAGCTGCCCGTCGACCACGAGCTCACCGCCCGCTTCGAGAGGGTGCTCAAGGGCCAGGCCTGACAGCGGCGCAGCTCGACGCCACGACCCGTCCCGGGGGCCGGCGCCGCCCCCGGGCCCTCGCGCCCCGGGCCCTCCCGCCCCGGGGTCCGGCGATCTCGGCCGCCCGCGTCCGGCCCCGCTGCCAGGGCCCGCGCCTGGTTCCGCTGCGGGAACCTGCGCCCGGCTCCACTGCCGGGGTCCGCACCCGGCCCGGCTGCTGGGGCCCGCGCCCGGCCCCGCTGCTGGGGTCCGCACCCGGCCCGGCTGCTGGGGTCCGCACCCGGCCCCGCTGCTGGGGCGCACCCGCGACCGTTGCATAGTGGGCGTTCTGGGAACCGCATAACGCCAGTTCTGCAACGCTCGAGCGCGGGGAAGCGCGGGGAAGCGCGGGGAAGCGCGGGGAAGCGCGGGGAAGCGCGGGGAAGCGCGGGGAAGCGGGGAAACGGGGGATGGGGGAGCGGGGACGCGGGGGCGCCCCCGGGGCGGGGCCTGCTCCGGCTGGCCCTGCTCCGGCTCGGCCAGCTCCGGCCGGGCGTGCCCTCCGCCGGGCCCGCTCCGGGCGGCGTCGGTCCGAGCAGCGGGCGGGTCAGGCATGGGCGAGCAGGACGCGTTCGAGGAGCGTCCCGTCGCGACGAGCAGCGGACCGCTCAGGCGCGGGCGAGCACCTCGCGGGCCAGGTCCACGTCGAACACGGCGGTGTCGATCGCCCCGCTGCGCAGCACGCCGAGCACGCCCGGCGCCTTCTCCGGCCCGGCCGCGACGCCCACCACCTCGGGGATCCGCAGCAGCTCCGAGAAGGTCACCGCGAGCACCCGCTGGTCCGTCGGCGCGCCCAGCGGCACCCCGTCGGCGTCGATGAAGCGACCGCACACGTCGCCCACCGGCCGCTGCGCCGCGAACGCGGCCTGCTCCGCCTCGTTCAGCCGCATCAGCTCCACCACGTGCGGGGAGGAATGCCTGCCCACCGAGCCGATGCCCACCAGCGCCAGCTCCACCTGCGCCGCCGCGGCCAGCACCTGCCCGATGCTGGACTCCCCGCGCAGCGTCGCCACGGCCGTGGCCGATTCGAGCACCGCCGGGGCGTACAGGGTGCGGGGCGTCGCCCCGAGCCGGGAGGCGAGCACCCGCAGCACGGACTCTCCCGAATCGAACTGGTCCAGCGAGCTGTGCCCGCCCACCAGGGGCAGCACCTCCGGGGTGGGGCGGGGGCGCAGCGTCTCGAGCTGCGCGACCACGCTCTGGACCGTCTGCCCCCAGGAGACCCCGATGCTGCGCACCGTCGCGAGGCGCTGCGTGAGCACTGCGGCGCCCTCGCGCGCCACCGCCTCCATCGCGGGGGTGCGCGGAGCGGAGACCACATGCGCCTCGCGGAGGGAGAAGGCCGCGCGCAGCGCCGCCTCGAGCGCCTCGTCGCGGCGCGGCGGCCCCTCCGGGTCGTGGATCGTGATCTCCACGATCCCGCGATCGCGCGCCTGGGTGAGGATCCGCGAGACGTTCGAGCGGGACAGCCCCAGCTCCTGCGCGATCTCCGTCTGCGAATGACCCTGCTCGTAGTAGAGGCGCGCCGCGCGCACGACCACGGCGGTGTCACGAGGGGCGGGCATGGCACTCCTGTGCGGCACGGAGGACGGGCGCGGAGGACGCGCCCGGACGAATGCGACCAGCCTACGCAGGCAGGGCGGCATCAGGTGCCAGAATCGGAGGGCCGCCACCCGGGAGGAAGCCCATGACCACCGACCCGACCCCGCCCGTCGAGGACGATCCCGCACCGCCGCTCGCCCTCACCGTCGTGATCGCGCACCTGGACGTGTCCGACCGCGAGGACCTGCTGCGCTCCCTCGCCGGGCACCTGCTGGACGAGGGCGCGGTCACCGTGGACTTCCCCGAGGCGCTGCGCGACCGCGAACGCACCTACCCCACGGGCCTGCCCACCCCGATCCCCACCGCGATCCCGCACGCGGACCCGCAGCACGTGGTGATCCCCGGCCTCGCGCTCGCGACCCTCGCCCGCCCCGTGCCCTTCGGGGAGATGGGAACCCGCGACGGCAGCGTGGACGTGCGCCTGGTGGCGATGCCGCTGCTGACCGACGCCGGGGAGCACCTCGCCGCGCTGCAGCGCCTGATGGGCCTGCTCAGCGACGAGGCCGCGGTGCAGGACCTGCTCGATGCGCGCGACGACGCGGACCTGCGCGCCCGCGCCGCGGTGCGCCTGGCGGCGGTGCTGCCCGGCCCCGGGCGGGCCGACGACCACAGCCCCCGCGCGGCCGGGGAGGCCGACGGCCCCCGCAGCACCGACGGGGCCGACGGGACCGGCGGGGCGGGCGCATGAGCGGGCCCCGCGTCGCCGTGAAGGCACTCATCGTCCGCGACCGGTGCGTGCTCATGAACCGGTACATCGACCCTGGCGGGCACGAGCTGTACGAGCTGCCCGGGGGCGGGCAGGAGCACGGCGAGGACCAGCCCACCGCCCTCGTGCGGGAATGCCGCGAGGAGATCGGCGCCGAGGTCGAGGTGCACCAGGTGGCCTGCCTGTTCGAGTTCATGACCGAGCGGAGCCTGCGCGACAGGACCCCGATCGCCCCCTTCCACCAGGTCAACATCGCCTACTGGTGCGGCCTGGCCGAAGGGGAGGAGCCCGGTGAGGGCACCGAGCCGGACGCCCGGCAGGTGGGCACCGCCTGGCTGCCGCTGGATCGGCTCGACGAGTACACGGTCCTCCCGCCCGCTCTGGCCCGCTGGCTCGCCTCGGACCCCAGCGACCGGCCGGTCTCCCTCGGCGTGAGCAGGGGCTGAACCGCTAGCCTGGGCAGCACGCAGCGCGGCGCACGGCCGCGCCCCGCGCGCAGCACGCCTGCGGGCCATGCGTTCCGAGAGCAAGGAGCATCATGACCACCTCGCCCCGCATCTCCTTCCATGACGGCCGTTCGATCCCGCAGCTCGGCTACGGCGTGTGGCAGGTCGAGAACGAGGTCGCGGCCGACGTGGTCGTGCAGGCCCTCGAAGCCGGATACCGCCACGTCGACACCGCCCGCGGCTACCACAACGAATCCGGGGTCGGCACGGCGCTGAAGACGGCCGGCCTCGCCCGGGACGACGTCTTCGTCACCTCCAAGGTCCCCAACCAGGACCAGGGCCGCGACGCGACCCTCGCCTCCTTCGACGCGACCATGGCCGATCTCGGCCTCGAGGAGATCGACCTCTATCTCATCCACTGGCCCGCCCCCTCCAAGGGCCTCGCCGTCGAGACCTGGAAGGCGCTCATCGAGCTGCGGGACCAGGGCCGGATCCGCTCGATCGGCACCTCGAACTTCCGCATCGAGGACCTCATCCAGCTCGAATCCGAGACCGGTGTGGTGCCGGTGCTCAACCAGATCGAGCTGCACCCCTACATCGCCCAGCCCGAGCTGCGCGAGTTCCACACCTCCAAGGGCATCGCCACCGAGTCCTGGTCCCCGCTGGGCCAGGGCGGCGGCGAGCTCGAGGACCCGGTGATCACGCGGATCGCTGCGGCGCATGAGGCGACCCCGGCCCAGGTGCTCATCGCCTGGAACCTCGCCCTGGGCAACGTGGTGATCCCCAAGTCCGTCACCCCCGAGCGGATCGTGGCGAACTTCGCCTCCCTCGAGCTGACGCTCGACGACGAGGAGATCGCACAGATCTCCGCGCTGGACAGGGGCGCCGCAGGCCGCCGTGGCCCCGACCCGGCCGAGTTCGCCGGACACCAGGGAGCCTGAGCCTCCCAACGCCGACACACCGCGCGCGCCGTCCTCCGTCAGGGAGGACGGCGCGCTTCGTCGTCGGCGGGAGCTGCTCGCCGCAGGTCTCAGGCGGTGGTCGCCGCCTCGGCGGCTGGCGTCCCGAGCGTCGCGGCGTGGGGATCGAAGTCGGCCGGCATCGGCTCGACCTCCGCGAAGCTCGAGTCGATCGGGACGATGCTGTTCTGCGCGATCGCGGTCTCGATGCCCACCATGATGTCCAGGACGTGCGCGGCGATCTCGCCCTGGGCGCGGTGGGGCACCCCGGCGCGGATCGCGCGGGCCATCTCCAGCACGCCGAGGCCGCGGCCGGTGGTGGCGCCCGTGGCGGGCACCTCCGTCGCCGAGTCGCCGCGGTACGCAGTGACGGAGGAGTCGCCGTCGAACACGTTCGGATCCGGGAAGGCGAGGGTCGCCTCGGTGCCGTACACCTCCACGAAACCGGTGCGCGAGTGCGGGGAGTCGAAGCTCAGCAGCACGGTCGCGTTCTGGCCGGAGGCGAAGCGCAGCAGCGCTGCGACCTGCGTGGGCACGGTGACGTCGAAGACCTCCCCGGCCTTGGGCCCCGAGCCGATGGTGCGCTGCTCGCGGGCCGTGGAGCCCACGGCGCTCACCGAGACCACCGGGCCCAGGGCGAGCACGAGGGTGGTCGCGTAGTAGGGCGCGATGTCGTACAGCGGGCCCGCACCCTCCTGGAAGAGGAAGGCGGGGTTGGGGTGCCAGGATTCGGGGCCGGGGGACTGGAAGAGGGTCAGCGCGCTGGCGGGGGCGCCGATCGTGCCGTCGCGCAGGGCGCGCAGCGCCGTCTGGATGCCCGCGCCGAGCACGGTGTCGGGCGCGCCGCCCACCCGCACCCCGGCCGCGTCGGCCGCGGCGAGCAGGGTCTTCGCATCGGCCGGGGAGGTGGTGATCGGCTTCTCGGTCCACACGTGCTTTCCGGCGGCGACGATCGCCTGGGACACCTCCGCATGCGCGGTCGGGATCGTGAGGTTCACGACGATCTCCACCTCCGGGTGGGAGAGGACGTCCTCGGCGGTGCCGGAAGCGGGGACGCCGAACTCCGCGGCGCGCGCGGCGGCGGCCTCGGGGAACAGATCCCCGACGATGTGTACCTGCACGTCGGGGAAGGAGGTGAGATGGGTGAGGTACTCGGCGGAGATGGTGCCGGCGCCGATGATGCCGACGCCGACGGGGCCGGAGCGGGCCTGGGGCTGGGTCATGGAAGGGTCCTTCGTGGTGCGGGGAGCGGGTTCCGTGCGATCAGGGGCGGCGCTCAGGAACGAGCGAGAGCGGGCTCAGGCGGTCTGGCGCAGATGGGTGAGCGAGGCGGCGATGCCCTCGAACATGTCCCCTGCGTAGTCGTCGAACTCGATGACACCGTAGTGGACGCCGCTCGCGGCCCGCAGCGTCTCGGCCAGAGGCATCTTCCCGCTGCCGAGCGGGAGCTGGGCGGAGGCGTCCTGCGAGAGGTCGCCGTCCTTGAGATGGACCAGCTGGACGCGGTCGCCGAGGGCGCCGAGCAGAGCGGGCACATCGGCGCCGCCGACGGCTGCCCAGTAGGTGTCGACCTCGAGGACCACCTGCGGGTCCAGCTCCTCGGCGAAGACCTCGAGCGCCGTGCGGCCCTCGAGGCGGGAGGCGAGCTCGAAGTGGTGGTTGTGGTATCCGACGCGGATGCCCGCCTCCGCAGCCGCCGCGGCGCGCTGGTTGAGCGTCTCGGCCAGCGCCCGCAGCTTCCCGGCGTCGGTCCAGTCCGCGGGGTTCCAGAACGGGTCGATCAGGTACTGCACGCCGACGGCCTGCGCGGCCTCGAGGACCGCGGGGAAGTCGACGTCGCCGAGGAAGGACTGGTGGGCGCTGGGGAAGTCGATCGGGAACTGCTCGCGGGCGCGGACCAGCTCATCGCGGTATTCGAGCAGCTGGTAGGGCTCGGCGTGGGTGAGGCCGAGCTCGACCAGGCGCCCGACGGTGCCCTGGACATCATGCGCGAGGGCCTCGCGCACGCTGTACATCTGGACGGAGATCTCCATGGTGGCCTTTCGGTGCGGTGCGGTGCGGTGCGGGTCGAGGCCCTCCCTGAGCGGGGCGTCGTCATCGGATCATTTCACGGCGCCGGCAGTGAGTCCGGCGACGACGTTCTTCTGCATCATCAGGAAGCCGACGACCACCGGGATCGACACCGCGATCGAGGCGGCGAGGATCTGGTTCCAGTACACGGTGGTCTGGGTGGCGTACTGGCGCAGCCCGACGGCCAGCGTGCGGGTCTCCTCCGTGGTGAGCACGGAGGCGAACAGCACCTCGCCCCACGCGGTCATGAAGGCGTAGATCGCCGCGGCCACGATCCCGGGCCGGGCGGCCGGAAGAGACCGAGCACCGCAGAGCCCAGGCCGAGCGACTCGAGCACCGCCGGGCGATGGTCACCCTCGGTGGTGCCCACCATCGGCCGTGAGCGCTGGACGCCGGTACGATGCCGGTCGTGAAGGCAGAGCAGAGCGGCTCGCGCAAGATCTCCTCCGGTGCGCGCACCAGCACCAGGCCGATGTTCCCGCTGCGCCCGCGGGCGCAGCGCCTGCGCCTCGGTGTGAGGCGTCCAGTCCACGGCCGGAGCGTGCGCGAGCACGCGGTCGAGACGGTCGGGCAGGCGCTCGTCGAACACGACGGATCGTAGGGTCGGAGGATGACGCTTCCCACCGCTGCCGCCCCCGACGAGGCCGCCGTCTCCCACTGCCTGCTGGACGTGGAGGGGCACGTGCTCTCGGCGGCCGGGGCCGCGCGCCCGTACTACGCCGCGAGCACGATCAAGCTCCATGTGCTGGTGGCCGCGCTCCGCGCCGCCGAGCAGGGCATGCTCGACCTGTCCGCGCAGGTGCCGGCCACGCGCACCTTCCGCGGGGCCGACGGGCGGCCGTTCACCCTCGAGGGCGACCACCTGGACCCGACCCATCCGGAGGATGGGGAGCCGGTCCAGGTGCGCGAGCTGCTGACCAGGATGATCGACCGTTCCAGCAACGAGGCGACGAACCACGTGCTTGCGCTGCTCGGGCTCGAGGCGGTCGCGGCGACGATCGCCGACCTCGCCCTCGGCGCGACCCGGGTGGAGCGCCTGATCGGGGACGCGGCGGCGCTCGCCGAGGGTGCCACGAACGAGACCAGCGCCGCCGATCTCGCCACGACGATGCTCGCTGCGGTGCGACCGGTGCCGGTGGCTCCCAGGGGTGCGCCGGAGCCGCTGCTCGCGGCGGCGTCGAGGGAGCTGGCTCGAGACGTGTTCGGCGCCCAGCAGATCCCGGTGATCGCCACCGCGCTGCGCGACGGCGTCCGGTGGGGGTCGAAATCCGGCTGGGTCGACGGATATCGGCACGACGTGGCCTTCCTCGGCGATCCCGATGGCGCCGCGGTGCGGGTGCTCGCCGTGATGACCGCGGGGATGGCTCCCGCGGAGGCCGATCGCCGGATCACGGGCCTCGTGCGCACGCTCCTCCCCGATCTCACGGCCTGAGCTGCCGCTCCGGGTCGCCGGGACGGTGGAGTCAGGTGCCGCCGGAGGCGTCGTGCGGCTCGGCCCGGTCAGTCCGCGAGGGCGACGCGGCGGGCACCGGCGTACTCGCCGGTGGGGTCGTAGGCGGTCAGTGACATGACCTCGACGCTGCGCTCGGCGTTCGGGGCCTGCATGATCAGGTCGTCCCCGAGGTACAGGGCGACGTGGCGGATCGAGTCCCCGCCCGGTGCGGTCGCGAAGAACACAGGTCGCCGCGCTGCAGGTCCTCGCGCTCCACCGGCTTCAGCCCGGAGTGGTGCATCTGGTCCCCGGCGTCGCGGTCGATCGAGATGCCGTGGTGGTGGAACAGCGTGTACGTGTACCCGGAGCAGTCGACGCCGTAGGCGCTCACCCCCGCCCACAGGTAGCGCAGCCCCAGGAACCGCTCGCCGGTCGCGATGACGTCCTCGGCGGTGGGGAGCGGAGGGGTCTCGCCCGCCTCGTGCACCACCACGTCCTCGGCGGGGAGGGAGGCGGGCCGGGCACCGGGCACGGCCACGCGCACCGCGGTCGCTGTGCGGCCCAGGACCGGCAGGATCGTGTCGAAGGAGACGTCGATCCCGGGATGGTTGCCGGAGCGCGTCCCGGAGAGGGTGCTGGTCAGTGCGGTGACCGTCGCGGTGGGGGAGGTCGGGGCCCGCTGCGCGAAGTCCTCGTCGACCACGAGGTGGGCCGTCGGCACCCAGCCGGGATAGCCGCGGGGGTCCCGCGCGGTGCCCTGGGCGGTGACCACGATGCGGGCCCAGTCGCCGTCGATCTCGTCGACGATCACCTCGCTGCCCAGCACGGCCTGCGATTCGAGCTTCCCGGTCAGCCAGCGGCGGGTCTCGGTGTCCTGCATGGTCGCGTTCCACGCGTCGAGAGCGACGGGGTTCGTCAGCGACGGACCGTCCACATCGGGGCGGTGGGTGCGCGGCTCGACCCACAGCGTGGTGGCGGTGACAGCGACGTGCGCGATGACGCCGGGGTCGAGGCCGGCGCCGGGCACCGGGACAGCACGCCCGGTGCCGGTGAGATCCGCGGGGCTCACCTCTCACCTCCTGCCCGGTCGACGCGGGCCTCGAGGAGCTCGAGACCGGTGCCCGCCCCGCCCGTCAGGCGCAGCCAGGCACCGTCCTGCACGTACCCGCCGCGGGGCACGTCGGAGGCGAACCAGGCCGGTGGATCCAGATCGATCATGGTGATCGCCGGATGGGCGATCGCCAGATGCGCGGCCGCGGTGATCGAGATCCGCGGCTCCATCATCGCGCCGAGCATGCACTCGATCCCCGCCGCCCGGGCCACGTCGGCGATGGCCAGCGCGCCGCGCAGCCCGCCGGTCTTGGCCAGCTTGATGTTCAGCAGGTCGCAGGCGCCGCGGTCGACCAGGCGGCGTGCGTCCTCGACGTCCCACACGGCCTCGTCGGCCATGATCGGCAGCGAGACCGCGGCGCTCACCCGTGCCAGGCCCTCGACGTCTCCGGCCGCGACGGGTTGTTCGACCAGGTCGATCGGGAGGGCGTCGGCCTCGAAACCGGTGATGATCTCGATCGCCTGCTCGGGCGACCATCCCTGGTTGGCGTCGAGGCGCAGCCGGGCGGAGGGCGCCGCCTCGATGACGGCGGCCAGCCGCTCGCGATCCACGGCGATGTCGTGACCCAGCTTGATCTTCAGGATCTGCTCACCGGCGGCGACGGCCTCGCGGGCGCGCCGCGCCATCACCCCGGGCTCCTCGAGCGAGA comes from Brachybacterium faecium DSM 4810 and encodes:
- a CDS encoding branched-chain amino acid aminotransferase/4-amino-4-deoxychorismate lyase (PFAM: Aminotransferase class IV); protein product: MPSSSPAALAPVLVLVPGATGAPADGGPRFHLADATVPQLSVTDLVATRGDGVFETIGAFDGVPVNVGPHLERLARSADLVDLPAPDLATLAEAVDAAISAHDPVAELSVRVMLTRGIEGAGVPTCWIHARVSDDWTPYRAGMRVAALDRGLPTTVAETSPWLLPGAKTLSYAVNMAAVREAKRRGAADVLFVASDGYVLEGPTSTLLVRRGDTFLTTPASAGVLPGTSVKSLFTWLQEQEGRTVREELMTLADVTGSDGAWLLSSTRLAAPLTHLDDTELPVDHELTARFERVLKGQA
- a CDS encoding transcriptional regulator with sigma factor-related N-terminal domain (PFAM: Putative sugar-binding domain; Sigma-70, region 4); its protein translation is MPAPRDTAVVVRAARLYYEQGHSQTEIAQELGLSRSNVSRILTQARDRGIVEITIHDPEGPPRRDEALEAALRAAFSLREAHVVSAPRTPAMEAVAREGAAVLTQRLATVRSIGVSWGQTVQSVVAQLETLRPRPTPEVLPLVGGHSSLDQFDSGESVLRVLASRLGATPRTLYAPAVLESATAVATLRGESSIGQVLAAAAQVELALVGIGSVGRHSSPHVVELMRLNEAEQAAFAAQRPVGDVCGRFIDADGVPLGAPTDQRVLAVTFSELLRIPEVVGVAAGPEKAPGVLGVLRSGAIDTAVFDVDLAREVLARA
- a CDS encoding phosphotransferase system mannitol/fructose-specifc IIA component (Ntr-type) (PFAM: Phosphoenolpyruvate-dependent sugar phosphotransferase system, EIIA 2); translated protein: MTTDPTPPVEDDPAPPLALTVVIAHLDVSDREDLLRSLAGHLLDEGAVTVDFPEALRDRERTYPTGLPTPIPTAIPHADPQHVVIPGLALATLARPVPFGEMGTRDGSVDVRLVAMPLLTDAGEHLAALQRLMGLLSDEAAVQDLLDARDDADLRARAAVRLAAVLPGPGRADDHSPRAAGEADGPRSTDGADGTGGAGA
- a CDS encoding ADP-ribose pyrophosphatase (PFAM: NUDIX domain) — its product is MSGPRVAVKALIVRDRCVLMNRYIDPGGHELYELPGGGQEHGEDQPTALVRECREEIGAEVEVHQVACLFEFMTERSLRDRTPIAPFHQVNIAYWCGLAEGEEPGEGTEPDARQVGTAWLPLDRLDEYTVLPPALARWLASDPSDRPVSLGVSRG
- a CDS encoding aldo/keto reductase, diketogulonate reductase (PFAM: Aldo/keto reductase family) — protein: MTTSPRISFHDGRSIPQLGYGVWQVENEVAADVVVQALEAGYRHVDTARGYHNESGVGTALKTAGLARDDVFVTSKVPNQDQGRDATLASFDATMADLGLEEIDLYLIHWPAPSKGLAVETWKALIELRDQGRIRSIGTSNFRIEDLIQLESETGVVPVLNQIELHPYIAQPELREFHTSKGIATESWSPLGQGGGELEDPVITRIAAAHEATPAQVLIAWNLALGNVVIPKSVTPERIVANFASLELTLDDEEIAQISALDRGAAGRRGPDPAEFAGHQGA
- a CDS encoding predicted dehydrogenase (PFAM: Oxidoreductase family, NAD-binding Rossmann fold), which translates into the protein MTQPQARSGPVGVGIIGAGTISAEYLTHLTSFPDVQVHIVGDLFPEAAAARAAEFGVPASGTAEDVLSHPEVEIVVNLTIPTAHAEVSQAIVAAGKHVWTEKPITTSPADAKTLLAAADAAGVRVGGAPDTVLGAGIQTALRALRDGTIGAPASALTLFQSPGPESWHPNPAFLFQEGAGPLYDIAPYYATTLVLALGPVVSVSAVGSTAREQRTIGSGPKAGEVFDVTVPTQVAALLRFASGQNATVLLSFDSPHSRTGFVEVYGTEATLAFPDPNVFDGDSSVTAYRGDSATEVPATGATTGRGLGVLEMARAIRAGVPHRAQGEIAAHVLDIMVGIETAIAQNSIVPIDSSFAEVEPMPADFDPHAATLGTPAAEAATTA
- a CDS encoding xylose isomerase-like enzyme (PFAM: Xylose isomerase-like TIM barrel); this translates as MEISVQMYSVREALAHDVQGTVGRLVELGLTHAEPYQLLEYRDELVRAREQFPIDFPSAHQSFLGDVDFPAVLEAAQAVGVQYLIDPFWNPADWTDAGKLRALAETLNQRAAAAAEAGIRVGYHNHHFELASRLEGRTALEVFAEELDPQVVLEVDTYWAAVGGADVPALLGALGDRVQLVHLKDGDLSQDASAQLPLGSGKMPLAETLRAASGVHYGVIEFDDYAGDMFEGIAASLTHLRQTA
- a CDS encoding beta-lactamase class A, coding for MTLPTAAAPDEAAVSHCLLDVEGHVLSAAGAARPYYAASTIKLHVLVAALRAAEQGMLDLSAQVPATRTFRGADGRPFTLEGDHLDPTHPEDGEPVQVRELLTRMIDRSSNEATNHVLALLGLEAVAATIADLALGATRVERLIGDAAALAEGATNETSAADLATTMLAAVRPVPVAPRGAPEPLLAAASRELARDVFGAQQIPVIATALRDGVRWGSKSGWVDGYRHDVAFLGDPDGAAVRVLAVMTAGMAPAEADRRITGLVRTLLPDLTA
- a CDS encoding cell wall-associated hydrolase, invasion-associated protein (PFAM: NlpC/P60 family) is translated as MSPADLTGTGRAVPVPGAGLDPGVIAHVAVTATTLWVEPRTHRPDVDGPSLTNPVALDAWNATMQDTETRRWLTGKLESQAVLGSEVIVDEIDGDWARIVVTAQGTARDPRGYPGWVPTAHLVVDEDFAQRAPTSPTATVTALTSTLSGTRSGNHPGIDVSFDTILPVLGRTATAVRVAVPGARPASLPAEDVVVHEAGETPPLPTAEDVIATGERFLGLRYLWAGVSAYGVDCSGYTYTLFHHHGISIDRDAGDQMHHSGLKPVEREDLQRGDLCSSRPHRAGTRSATSPCTSGTT